In Puniceicoccus vermicola, one DNA window encodes the following:
- a CDS encoding ABC transporter permease, giving the protein MKPVIYTPDSPLRRPVNMIAEFFREIVSLRELIWALFVRDIKAQYRQSFFGYLWIIAPAVATSAAWFFLNSQGIVRVEETKMPYAIFVLVGQVLWGAFSTSLLMPLSAFQACRPVVMKLKVAPEAFLIASLGKIFFDLFVRVLFLILILLIFGIGFSWGSLIFLPILLALCWLGMAIGLFFVPVGSLFQDIGQALTMLVPFAMFLTPVVYPAPEEGFAGALMTWNPVAPFVEAGRDWLIFGQAGYSELIIGLFISSIFLSIAGFLVLRVVRPRLIERMGM; this is encoded by the coding sequence ATGAAACCTGTTATATACACGCCGGATTCGCCATTACGGCGTCCAGTCAACATGATTGCTGAATTCTTCCGTGAGATTGTCTCTTTGCGGGAGTTGATTTGGGCTTTGTTTGTTCGAGATATTAAGGCGCAATATCGTCAAAGTTTTTTCGGATATTTGTGGATTATCGCCCCGGCTGTTGCGACCTCGGCGGCTTGGTTTTTCTTGAACTCCCAAGGAATTGTTCGGGTGGAGGAAACCAAGATGCCCTATGCCATTTTTGTGTTGGTCGGGCAGGTTCTTTGGGGCGCTTTCAGCACTTCCCTTCTTATGCCTCTTAGTGCTTTCCAAGCCTGTCGTCCAGTTGTCATGAAACTGAAGGTCGCCCCCGAGGCATTTCTTATCGCCTCCCTGGGGAAGATCTTTTTCGACCTTTTCGTTCGAGTCCTCTTCCTCATTTTGATCCTTCTGATATTCGGTATAGGTTTTTCTTGGGGAAGTCTTATTTTTCTCCCTATTTTATTGGCTTTGTGCTGGCTGGGGATGGCAATTGGGTTGTTCTTCGTTCCCGTTGGATCTCTGTTTCAAGATATTGGACAGGCGTTGACGATGTTAGTCCCTTTCGCAATGTTCTTGACCCCCGTAGTCTACCCAGCCCCGGAAGAAGGGTTTGCTGGGGCTCTGATGACATGGAATCCGGTTGCTCCTTTTGTTGAGGCGGGTAGGGATTGGCTCATATTTGGTCAAGCCGGATACTCGGAGCTTATAATCGGACTATTTATTTCTTCGATCTTTCTCTCAATTGCGGGCTTTTTGGTTCTGCGTGTCGTGCGCCCCCGTCTAATTGAGCGGATGGGAATGTAG
- a CDS encoding FkbM family methyltransferase, with the protein MNSNSRNQSFAHSIAFQNGPEFALPSIERVEIRNQSDYYGASSQFLSHAGRSAKSWKLDWLWQHGWIPRFSLVDPLVITSTIKGLEQDKPWFVSVAEEKEFFLKNGFEKVESVGLPILYANTPEVPRIGGSLLVMPIHSSPWAELPQRFREFVGMVHELKPYYSKIVFCLHESCLDNGLWVNELREFDIPFVLGASVSDRNSLVRSSLLFKQFETVLTNGFGSHLPYASAFGAKLSIFGDYPKIDPNSLQNEPFYKKFPHLLKTYLPLCSEENIREKLNFLFCEPRDAKMHVEWGRQQIGWQNKLSKKSARQLLTRRREFVFDPAELKRKTKSYTWKGIQLLPEPVENKVSSFLSKAYRDERKNHEQMEALKTSERFVPGTVKIDGRSWNYADAQSFYHAYQAIYRQRCFDLRLDLVDPRIIDAGAHVGMASRFWKEEFPNADIVAIEADGDLIPLIEKNLDGLPEPKPAVLHAALWTDSKGVEFEVQGADAGHILAGKPAKGFHLRVPSIALIEVVGDKKVDFLKMDIEGAEGEVLRAGKSGLRWVDRIFVEYHSWPDQPQSLAEILSILRDAGFRVWMNSEYSPRRPFVSRPTSHGMDLQLNISGIKEDLL; encoded by the coding sequence ATGAATAGTAATAGCCGCAATCAAAGTTTTGCTCACTCCATCGCCTTTCAAAATGGCCCTGAGTTCGCGTTGCCATCGATTGAGCGTGTCGAAATCCGCAATCAATCGGACTACTATGGTGCGTCGAGTCAGTTTTTGAGTCATGCTGGGCGGAGCGCGAAAAGCTGGAAACTTGATTGGCTGTGGCAGCATGGGTGGATACCGAGGTTTTCTTTGGTAGATCCACTGGTCATCACTTCGACCATTAAAGGATTGGAGCAAGACAAACCCTGGTTCGTTTCCGTTGCTGAGGAGAAGGAATTCTTTTTGAAAAATGGGTTTGAGAAAGTCGAATCCGTCGGGCTTCCGATTTTGTATGCGAACACTCCTGAGGTTCCGCGAATTGGTGGTTCTCTGCTAGTCATGCCGATCCACTCGTCGCCTTGGGCGGAGTTGCCTCAGAGATTTAGGGAATTCGTTGGAATGGTTCACGAATTGAAGCCGTATTATTCCAAAATTGTTTTCTGTCTCCATGAGAGCTGTCTTGATAACGGTCTTTGGGTCAACGAGCTTCGTGAATTTGATATTCCGTTTGTTTTGGGAGCTTCCGTTTCCGATAGGAACTCTTTGGTGAGATCTTCTCTACTTTTTAAACAATTTGAAACGGTATTGACGAATGGTTTTGGATCCCATTTGCCCTATGCGTCCGCCTTTGGAGCAAAACTTTCCATTTTTGGTGATTATCCGAAGATTGATCCGAATAGCCTTCAAAATGAGCCATTCTACAAAAAATTTCCTCATTTGCTGAAAACCTATCTTCCACTTTGTTCGGAAGAGAATATTCGAGAAAAGTTGAACTTTCTTTTTTGCGAACCCCGCGACGCCAAAATGCATGTTGAATGGGGAAGGCAGCAAATCGGGTGGCAGAATAAGCTGAGCAAAAAATCGGCAAGACAGCTATTAACGCGAAGGAGAGAATTTGTCTTCGATCCTGCAGAACTCAAAAGGAAAACAAAAAGCTACACTTGGAAGGGAATTCAACTCCTTCCAGAACCGGTTGAGAATAAGGTCTCATCTTTTCTTTCGAAGGCTTACCGGGACGAACGGAAGAACCATGAACAGATGGAGGCCTTGAAGACATCAGAGCGCTTTGTTCCGGGAACTGTGAAGATCGATGGTCGTTCTTGGAACTATGCCGATGCTCAGTCCTTTTATCATGCATATCAGGCGATATATCGGCAGCGCTGCTTTGATTTGCGTTTGGATTTAGTCGATCCACGAATTATCGATGCGGGAGCTCATGTAGGAATGGCATCCCGTTTCTGGAAGGAGGAGTTTCCGAATGCGGATATCGTTGCGATTGAAGCAGACGGAGATCTTATCCCGCTAATTGAGAAAAACTTGGATGGTTTGCCAGAGCCGAAGCCCGCAGTTCTTCATGCTGCTCTTTGGACTGATTCGAAGGGTGTAGAGTTTGAGGTTCAGGGTGCCGATGCGGGTCATATTCTCGCAGGCAAACCTGCAAAGGGATTTCATTTGAGAGTGCCCTCGATTGCTCTGATTGAGGTGGTCGGTGATAAGAAAGTTGATTTCCTCAAAATGGATATTGAGGGGGCAGAGGGAGAAGTCCTTCGAGCAGGAAAAAGTGGACTTCGATGGGTGGACCGTATCTTCGTAGAATATCATTCGTGGCCCGATCAGCCTCAGAGTCTGGCTGAAATTTTATCGATTCTCCGGGATGCCGGTTTTCGAGTGTGGATGAACAGTGAATATTCTCCACGTCGTCCATTTGTGAGCAGACCTACTTCACATGGAATGGATCTTCAGCTGAATATTTCGGGGATCAAAGAGGATTTGCTTTGA
- a CDS encoding glycosyltransferase, whose translation MRILHVANQDVGGAARAMLRLHEGLLSQGEDSHVLVAKKKMALPKVEEWKGSMNPVSRVQRRSRRWWLDCCAQMRERNQPVGFELFTDDRTRFGDHIVDDLNEFDLVNFHWISQFVDHAKVFPRLKVPVVWTLHDQNPFTGGCHYDFGCERWRQGCGSCPQLGSDSERDFSAKAWLRKKEVYQRVGEGMHIVTPSEWLGKLAQESPLLGSHPVRVIPYGVPTDIFHPGGRSGLRSAFKIGDMDRVILFVSDNLNNRRKGFQVLRDALRALRPRTGSRVVVLSVGVGSENDLGEFEHHHLGTLRKEELVSAAFSAADIFVAPALQDNLPNTLLESLACGTPIVGSRSGGIPDAVRPGKTGWLFDSGSSHSLHDVLAEALSSEELLDMRKECREMALQRYSLEVQARKYISLYNEILP comes from the coding sequence TTGAGAATCCTGCATGTCGCGAACCAGGATGTCGGCGGCGCGGCGCGAGCCATGCTGCGACTTCACGAAGGTCTGCTGAGCCAAGGAGAGGACTCCCACGTCTTAGTGGCGAAGAAAAAGATGGCCTTGCCCAAAGTCGAGGAGTGGAAGGGCTCTATGAATCCCGTATCCAGAGTGCAACGCCGATCCCGAAGATGGTGGCTGGACTGTTGTGCACAGATGCGTGAGCGAAATCAACCCGTCGGCTTCGAATTGTTTACGGATGACCGAACCCGTTTCGGGGATCACATTGTTGACGATTTAAACGAGTTTGACCTCGTGAATTTTCATTGGATCTCTCAATTCGTTGACCATGCCAAGGTTTTTCCCCGATTGAAGGTCCCTGTGGTTTGGACCCTTCACGATCAGAACCCATTTACTGGCGGCTGTCATTACGATTTCGGATGTGAGAGATGGCGCCAAGGGTGTGGGTCTTGTCCTCAGCTAGGTTCAGATTCCGAACGAGATTTTTCGGCCAAGGCCTGGCTCCGGAAAAAGGAGGTCTATCAACGAGTTGGAGAGGGGATGCATATCGTGACCCCGTCAGAATGGCTGGGGAAACTGGCGCAGGAAAGTCCTTTGTTGGGATCCCATCCAGTCCGGGTCATCCCCTATGGAGTTCCAACAGATATCTTTCACCCCGGAGGACGAAGTGGGTTGCGATCAGCTTTCAAAATTGGAGACATGGATCGGGTCATCTTGTTTGTTTCGGATAATTTGAACAATCGGCGAAAAGGTTTTCAGGTACTTCGAGACGCTTTGAGGGCGCTGAGGCCTCGCACGGGAAGTCGAGTGGTCGTCTTGTCGGTCGGGGTCGGTTCTGAGAATGACCTGGGGGAGTTTGAGCATCACCACCTCGGAACGCTCAGAAAAGAAGAGCTTGTCTCGGCGGCTTTTTCGGCAGCCGACATTTTTGTGGCTCCTGCCTTGCAGGACAATTTACCGAACACATTGCTTGAATCTCTTGCATGCGGAACTCCAATTGTTGGATCGCGAAGCGGCGGTATTCCCGATGCCGTAAGACCGGGAAAGACTGGATGGCTTTTTGATTCGGGAAGTTCTCATTCTCTTCATGACGTGCTCGCAGAGGCTCTGAGCAGCGAAGAATTGCTCGACATGAGAAAGGAGTGCCGAGAAATGGCCCTGCAGCGGTACTCCCTAGAGGTTCAAGCCAGAAAGTATATTTCTCTATATAACGAGATTCTCCCTTGA
- a CDS encoding GDP-mannose 4,6-dehydratase, with translation MKTALITGITGQDGSYLAEFLLGKGYEVHGIVRRASMFNRSRIEHLRADPEIYGKRLFLHYADLQDATPLRRILQKSAPDEIYHLAGQSHVGLSFDIPESTVHEVATATLSILEICRDLPKLPRFYHASSSEVFGSPDDSPQTERTPYRPENPYGCSKAFATQMVRVYRKAHGLFAVSGIAYNHESSRRGENFVTKKIVRSAAEIAKGGSQPLVLGNLDSERDWGFAPEYVEAMWLMLQHEVPQDLVLATGSPCSVRSFTKDAFAAAGIQVAFEGEGESEIGRNELTGETIVRVSPEFFRKIDTTRLVGDPQAALNAIGWRARTIGGDVARKMLLAEM, from the coding sequence ATGAAAACTGCCCTAATCACTGGTATCACTGGACAAGACGGATCCTATCTTGCGGAGTTCCTTCTCGGCAAAGGATACGAGGTGCACGGAATCGTTCGGAGGGCGAGCATGTTCAATCGTTCCCGCATTGAGCATCTGCGTGCTGATCCTGAAATTTACGGAAAGCGTCTGTTCCTGCATTACGCAGATCTTCAGGATGCCACTCCTCTGCGGCGGATTCTCCAGAAGAGCGCTCCAGATGAGATCTACCACTTGGCGGGGCAGAGTCATGTGGGGCTGAGTTTTGATATTCCGGAATCGACGGTTCACGAGGTAGCGACTGCTACCTTGTCGATCCTCGAAATCTGTCGCGACCTTCCGAAACTCCCACGGTTCTATCATGCATCGTCGAGTGAAGTATTTGGATCACCCGACGACTCTCCCCAGACGGAAAGAACGCCATACAGACCCGAGAATCCTTATGGATGTTCAAAGGCCTTTGCGACGCAGATGGTCCGGGTTTACCGGAAAGCTCACGGGCTCTTTGCCGTTTCCGGTATCGCTTACAACCACGAGTCGAGTCGCCGGGGGGAGAATTTTGTAACGAAGAAGATTGTTCGCTCGGCGGCCGAGATTGCGAAAGGAGGATCGCAACCTCTGGTGCTCGGTAATCTGGATTCCGAACGCGATTGGGGATTTGCCCCAGAGTATGTTGAGGCAATGTGGTTGATGTTGCAGCATGAGGTTCCACAAGACCTGGTTCTGGCGACGGGTTCGCCTTGTTCGGTTCGTTCATTTACCAAGGATGCCTTCGCTGCCGCAGGAATTCAGGTGGCCTTCGAAGGGGAGGGTGAATCGGAGATCGGCAGAAATGAATTGACGGGAGAGACAATCGTGCGGGTCAGTCCGGAGTTTTTCCGTAAGATCGATACGACACGATTGGTAGGGGATCCTCAAGCAGCTTTGAATGCGATTGGATGGAGGGCGCGCACCATCGGTGGGGATGTCGCTCGCAAGATGCTTCTGGCCGAGATGTAG
- a CDS encoding glycosyltransferase, with amino-acid sequence MKPSISIVTPTYQSGEYLEACILSIKAQKYPNLEYIIVDGGSTDQTAEIVGRHRDVVTHFISEPDKGMYDAINKGFALATGEVRCWLNSDDSYFSGALSMVGEIFQTFPDVYWITGFPAISTRGVVTSVGGGVFPREWIRMGLCNGKALPHITQETVFWRRECWDTFGPIPSDLKLAGDFWLWQRFSEKWDLVFVKVLFASFCRRSGQLSDRGREEYEREMNQIVEERVVGALDRRRMRLRLIGRLWWILRWIPKAKGLILRALGSGATSMPMLTYSLENGWRRRRIYLGEERTLVDKIFSRIKNVELGKS; translated from the coding sequence GTGAAACCCAGTATCTCTATTGTCACACCGACGTACCAATCGGGAGAGTATTTGGAAGCGTGCATTCTTTCGATCAAAGCGCAGAAGTATCCAAATCTTGAGTATATTATCGTCGATGGAGGGAGCACTGACCAGACTGCAGAGATCGTTGGACGCCATCGGGACGTGGTGACTCATTTTATTTCGGAGCCGGACAAAGGAATGTATGATGCCATCAACAAAGGATTTGCTTTAGCAACCGGAGAGGTTCGGTGCTGGTTGAATTCCGATGATAGCTATTTCTCGGGGGCACTTTCAATGGTGGGAGAGATTTTTCAGACGTTTCCGGATGTTTATTGGATTACCGGGTTTCCCGCGATTTCCACGAGAGGGGTGGTTACGAGTGTAGGGGGAGGGGTGTTTCCGAGGGAGTGGATCCGAATGGGACTCTGCAATGGGAAGGCGCTCCCTCACATTACCCAGGAGACCGTTTTCTGGCGGCGGGAATGCTGGGATACTTTTGGTCCAATTCCCTCTGATCTCAAACTTGCGGGTGATTTTTGGCTTTGGCAGCGATTTTCCGAGAAGTGGGATCTTGTTTTCGTGAAAGTGTTATTCGCGAGTTTTTGCCGCCGCAGTGGGCAGCTCTCGGATCGCGGGCGAGAAGAATACGAACGGGAAATGAACCAGATTGTAGAAGAAAGAGTAGTGGGGGCTCTTGATCGTAGGAGAATGCGTCTTCGTCTAATTGGAAGACTCTGGTGGATTCTCAGATGGATTCCCAAGGCGAAAGGGCTGATCCTCCGGGCGCTTGGCTCCGGGGCTACGTCTATGCCGATGTTAACTTACTCGCTGGAAAATGGTTGGCGTAGGCGCCGGATTTATCTGGGCGAGGAGCGGACCTTGGTAGATAAGATTTTTTCCCGAATAAAGAATGTCGAACTGGGTAAGTCCTGA
- a CDS encoding glycosyltransferase: MPSFNERGQSGRDLVIIDWGCGGHSRMYLEKIVSALVPVCDRIVVLSEYEQELKCFIDSRLSDEKTVQVGSISFANWKTRFLPPRLCSRVGAFVSGLQTRRKIRKQFGSSRNARIFFPRIAEWESIYHRWFCAGLGIPWSGLIINFKGLRVEGADMSILRNFNERKCLGVLTLDENRTEWLSERVSGKIVGFLADVSETDWDPASALASEIRERARGRKVILLIGLLSPKKGVINFVKMALETEDENLFFVLAGELNADSFNQEEQRLLFEKFVRRDHCFLHGDALVSENEYNAVFRLASVVCIAYRNFSASSNTLTKAAFFEIPVVVGRGFLLEERVTEYGLGEVVDEHDPLAILAAVRRLAEGGLEKKTSDWERFQKEFSNDAFTHQLRSFITSVFSKNR; encoded by the coding sequence ATGCCATCGTTTAATGAACGTGGCCAATCGGGGCGTGATCTGGTTATTATTGATTGGGGATGTGGAGGGCATTCCCGAATGTATCTGGAGAAAATCGTATCTGCATTGGTTCCGGTGTGTGACCGAATTGTGGTTCTCTCGGAGTACGAGCAGGAACTGAAGTGCTTTATCGATTCGCGGTTGAGCGATGAAAAAACGGTCCAGGTCGGCAGCATCTCTTTTGCGAATTGGAAGACCCGTTTCCTTCCTCCCCGCCTATGCTCTCGTGTGGGGGCTTTCGTTAGTGGTTTGCAAACGCGGAGAAAGATTCGGAAACAATTTGGTTCTTCTCGAAATGCCCGGATATTCTTTCCCCGGATTGCTGAGTGGGAATCGATCTATCATCGTTGGTTTTGTGCGGGATTAGGGATTCCTTGGTCGGGCCTGATCATAAACTTCAAGGGGCTGCGTGTTGAAGGCGCGGACATGAGTATTCTTCGTAACTTCAACGAGCGGAAATGTCTTGGTGTTCTAACCTTGGATGAGAATCGCACAGAATGGCTATCAGAGAGAGTTTCGGGAAAAATTGTCGGATTCCTGGCGGATGTTTCGGAGACCGATTGGGACCCGGCGAGTGCCTTGGCTTCGGAAATTCGAGAACGGGCTCGAGGGCGCAAGGTTATCCTTTTGATCGGACTGTTGAGTCCGAAAAAGGGAGTGATCAACTTTGTTAAAATGGCTCTTGAGACTGAGGACGAAAATCTATTTTTCGTCCTCGCCGGAGAATTAAATGCGGACTCTTTCAATCAAGAAGAACAGCGACTTCTCTTCGAGAAATTTGTGCGAAGAGATCATTGTTTTCTCCACGGAGATGCACTTGTGTCGGAAAATGAGTATAACGCCGTCTTTCGATTGGCTTCAGTTGTCTGTATCGCTTATCGGAATTTTAGCGCTAGCTCGAATACATTGACCAAGGCAGCCTTCTTTGAGATTCCGGTGGTTGTGGGGCGAGGATTCCTATTGGAGGAAAGAGTCACAGAATATGGCCTTGGTGAAGTCGTCGATGAGCACGACCCGCTTGCGATTCTTGCGGCTGTCAGAAGACTTGCAGAGGGAGGTCTCGAGAAAAAAACATCGGACTGGGAAAGATTTCAGAAAGAGTTTTCCAATGACGCCTTTACGCATCAATTGAGGAGTTTCATTACGAGTGTTTTTTCAAAGAATCGATGA
- a CDS encoding sulfotransferase domain-containing protein: MLPTFFIPGEAKCGTTSLFRYLSMHPEVFPSDVKEPNNFWQYGSSPLWCRQHYPFRTTSFLRKLSGKRTVTGEASPEYLSKVSVPASIAELCPEPFLIFLFRDPVERAFSDHHMLVKAGVETVPFEERVEQSLAWIRDPGMAEVLERLNELEHHPARYLLRGAYLKNLGPWLRRFSRERMLFIESESFFADPGVEVNRTLKFLGLSPLENQEWPVFKKGRDKQPIDPEIRKRLDEYFAPLNRELYNFLGEDWSWPAS, encoded by the coding sequence ATGTTGCCTACTTTTTTCATCCCAGGGGAGGCGAAGTGTGGAACGACTTCTTTGTTTCGATATCTTTCAATGCATCCGGAGGTTTTCCCTTCCGATGTCAAAGAGCCGAATAATTTCTGGCAGTATGGATCGAGTCCTCTCTGGTGTCGTCAGCACTATCCGTTTAGGACGACATCATTTCTTCGGAAATTATCAGGGAAGCGAACGGTTACGGGGGAAGCGTCGCCGGAGTATCTGTCGAAAGTCTCAGTCCCTGCGTCGATCGCGGAACTCTGCCCCGAACCGTTTCTCATTTTTCTTTTCAGGGATCCGGTCGAGCGCGCTTTCTCCGATCACCATATGCTGGTTAAGGCTGGTGTCGAGACTGTGCCTTTTGAGGAGCGAGTGGAGCAATCCCTCGCTTGGATTCGTGACCCTGGAATGGCGGAAGTACTTGAGCGATTGAACGAGCTGGAGCACCATCCGGCACGGTACCTCCTCCGGGGAGCCTATCTTAAGAATCTTGGCCCGTGGCTCCGTCGTTTTTCGCGGGAGAGGATGTTATTTATCGAGAGCGAGAGTTTCTTCGCTGATCCGGGAGTAGAGGTAAACCGTACGCTTAAATTTCTGGGACTCTCCCCCTTGGAGAATCAGGAATGGCCTGTTTTCAAAAAAGGACGGGACAAACAGCCGATCGATCCCGAGATTCGGAAAAGACTCGATGAGTATTTTGCCCCTTTGAATCGTGAGCTTTATAACTTCTTGGGGGAAGACTGGTCCTGGCCCGCCTCATGA
- a CDS encoding glycosyltransferase yields the protein MTPATQKRFRVIGIVLARNEDIFIRTAIENIVPACDEILVFDHGSSDGTVAIIKDLAARESKIEFLSIRSPEESHRAIEKFAGSATWIFAVDGDEIYDPGRTKEFCDRLRMGEFAEYFQLRGNVLHVDERSEGEYRGFLAPPSRPMTKMFNFSLLESWTDGFERLHGGKQVFKAPDQPVRRLAISDQYDFAESPFRCLHMVFLKRSSREKSDQGPRLNIADDVSARFGERWKRKIKKFLGLRLSSPGKLKNYRLGDKVTVVDPAFELGSPSRKKEN from the coding sequence ATGACTCCGGCTACGCAGAAAAGGTTTCGAGTGATCGGGATCGTTCTCGCTCGGAACGAGGATATTTTTATTCGGACCGCGATAGAGAACATTGTTCCGGCGTGTGACGAGATTCTCGTATTCGATCATGGTTCCTCGGATGGAACCGTCGCGATTATCAAGGATCTCGCTGCCAGGGAGTCCAAGATCGAGTTCCTATCCATTCGGAGTCCGGAGGAGTCTCATCGCGCGATTGAAAAATTTGCCGGAAGTGCAACCTGGATTTTTGCCGTAGATGGAGACGAGATCTACGACCCAGGACGCACGAAAGAATTTTGTGATCGTCTGAGAATGGGTGAATTTGCGGAGTACTTCCAGTTGAGAGGAAATGTTTTGCATGTAGATGAGAGGTCAGAGGGCGAATACCGCGGGTTTCTGGCACCTCCGAGCCGCCCGATGACGAAGATGTTTAACTTCTCGCTTCTTGAGAGCTGGACGGACGGGTTTGAGCGTTTGCACGGAGGAAAGCAGGTATTTAAGGCTCCGGATCAACCGGTGCGACGGCTGGCGATTTCAGACCAGTATGATTTTGCGGAATCGCCGTTTCGCTGTCTGCACATGGTATTTCTCAAACGGAGTTCCCGGGAGAAATCCGATCAGGGACCACGGCTGAATATTGCGGACGATGTCAGCGCTCGTTTTGGCGAAAGGTGGAAGCGAAAAATAAAGAAGTTTTTAGGCTTACGGTTGAGTTCCCCCGGTAAGTTGAAGAATTACCGTCTTGGTGATAAGGTGACGGTAGTAGATCCGGCGTTTGAGCTAGGATCGCCAAGCCGGAAAAAAGAGAATTGA
- a CDS encoding methyltransferase domain-containing protein — translation MKEAGRRAENAKEVREKHTGDSGWSEKTDPSGNFTYRDYATYQEYLDHQKVKFDEMIEAGKGFDPKSVGAMRTRFFRRFRSLPYHFENDAVILCAGARQGTEVEVLQDMGFSNAYGTDLNPGPENRWVRKGDFMKMDEEDSSVDLVFCNAIDHVLDIDLFLAEQTRVIRPGGYAMYEFIKNTKGGAFEAVEWESDGALLRKLLEYFEDVIIAEKEAHWRWILLKSPIKQDRAAEVRKVV, via the coding sequence GTGAAAGAGGCCGGTCGCCGTGCGGAGAATGCGAAGGAGGTGCGGGAAAAGCACACCGGAGATTCCGGCTGGAGCGAGAAAACGGATCCCTCGGGAAATTTCACCTATCGTGATTATGCGACTTACCAAGAGTACCTCGATCATCAAAAAGTTAAATTTGATGAGATGATCGAAGCGGGCAAGGGGTTCGATCCTAAGTCGGTTGGTGCGATGAGAACCCGTTTCTTTCGTCGGTTTCGGAGTCTTCCTTATCATTTTGAAAATGACGCCGTGATTCTCTGTGCCGGAGCCCGCCAAGGGACAGAGGTCGAGGTCCTGCAGGACATGGGATTTTCGAATGCCTATGGGACGGATTTGAATCCCGGCCCAGAGAACCGCTGGGTGAGGAAAGGGGATTTCATGAAAATGGACGAGGAAGATTCCTCGGTAGATCTGGTCTTCTGCAATGCGATCGACCATGTCCTGGACATCGATCTTTTTCTTGCTGAGCAAACCCGCGTTATCCGACCGGGCGGGTATGCGATGTACGAGTTTATCAAGAATACCAAGGGTGGCGCATTTGAAGCGGTGGAATGGGAATCCGACGGGGCTCTTTTGCGAAAGCTACTTGAGTATTTCGAGGACGTGATTATCGCGGAAAAGGAAGCGCACTGGCGCTGGATCTTGTTGAAGAGCCCGATCAAGCAAGATCGGGCTGCTGAGGTGAGGAAGGTTGTTTAA
- a CDS encoding glycosyltransferase family 4 protein → MSRPTPAIFIYKRTTIRDRALQGSSSDSYTLYGLPELQSEGYPVEVGRFQKPGKFLGWVAACLRRVCVKMTGYCGDFRQSIAGLGKIRRASALVLTSNNSAFPVLFLRWIGFPLPPIFVISVGLEWNPPNESARRLRAISRLFNRADRVLVYSEAERDFLQSRIGLAPDRIVAVPFGIPEKYLPPIPKKNDALSDFADSYRWDFISVGSDAQRDLPMLLDWVKGNPEVRVHLVLGEDLLRELGELPDSVSVESNLTVEEVFLRLRESRAAVIPVRENRYSAGTTFLIHSLACGTPTLVSETSCLGPQYKADKSGCLTYQPGDFQGFSRGMDAFLAMSEEERGERRRKGFEWVRTVANGDPALSEIRNFFESHGIVAESSKE, encoded by the coding sequence ATGAGTCGTCCTACTCCTGCGATATTTATCTATAAACGAACGACGATCCGGGATCGCGCGTTGCAGGGAAGTTCATCCGACAGCTACACGCTGTATGGGCTTCCAGAGTTGCAGAGCGAAGGCTATCCGGTGGAGGTGGGGCGGTTCCAAAAGCCCGGAAAGTTTCTTGGGTGGGTGGCGGCATGTCTGCGTCGAGTCTGTGTGAAAATGACTGGGTACTGCGGGGATTTCCGTCAGTCGATCGCAGGACTAGGGAAGATTCGGCGAGCTTCGGCTCTGGTCCTTACTAGCAATAATTCCGCGTTCCCTGTTTTATTCCTCCGATGGATCGGTTTTCCGCTGCCGCCTATCTTCGTCATCTCAGTCGGCTTGGAATGGAATCCTCCCAACGAATCGGCCCGACGGCTGAGAGCAATATCCCGCCTCTTCAACCGCGCGGACCGTGTTCTGGTTTATTCCGAAGCCGAGCGCGATTTTCTTCAATCGAGAATCGGGCTCGCTCCAGATCGGATCGTGGCTGTTCCTTTCGGGATACCGGAGAAGTATCTTCCACCAATTCCGAAGAAAAATGATGCCCTCTCTGACTTCGCCGATTCGTATCGTTGGGATTTTATATCTGTCGGCTCTGATGCACAGCGGGATCTCCCGATGCTGTTGGATTGGGTAAAAGGCAATCCGGAGGTCCGGGTGCATCTCGTCCTTGGCGAAGATCTCCTCCGCGAGCTCGGGGAGCTTCCGGATTCGGTGTCCGTTGAATCCAATCTCACGGTTGAGGAGGTATTTCTACGTTTGCGGGAATCAAGGGCCGCAGTCATCCCTGTTCGAGAGAATCGATATTCTGCGGGAACCACGTTCTTGATTCATTCTCTTGCCTGCGGGACTCCGACCTTGGTTTCCGAAACGAGTTGTCTTGGTCCTCAGTACAAGGCAGACAAATCCGGTTGTCTGACCTATCAGCCCGGGGATTTTCAGGGCTTCTCGCGGGGCATGGACGCTTTTCTAGCGATGTCGGAGGAGGAAAGAGGCGAACGACGTCGAAAAGGATTCGAGTGGGTGAGGACTGTCGCCAATGGCGATCCGGCTCTTTCGGAGATTAGAAACTTTTTCGAGTCTCACGGGATCGTGGCGGAGTCGAGTAAAGAGTGA